aaaacaagttaatatatgtaagtagacctccataactaacatatatgtgtggccatgaaaacaagttaatatatgtaagtagacctccataactaacatatatgtgaccatgaaaacaagttaatatatgtaagtagacctccataactaacatatatgtgaccatgaaaacaagttaatatagcAGCATAATGGACGATGATGGAGACCATGGATCAGGGTGTTGTCCTTTATTATTCAAATCATACTTTGATTTTACAGCATTAACAACACTGATGCAGCTGTGAACCCACTTCACTGTATGACCACGTAAATGCTTTTTTGAGCCGAGTCATCAGACTCTTTCACAGTCTTATCACACACATGATAAGACACTGTCTCTCATGACACAGTTTCTGTATTCTCAGAGTGATTGATGTCAAACAGACTCTAAATCATCGTCCACTTGTAAACTAGAAAAAGTGTGATTCACAGGGGTCGGTGGAAGGAATTCAGTTACAATAAGCTGGTTTGATTTGTTTCTAATatctaatataatatatgaaCACATGGGAGTTCACTGTATCTGACTTAGATTTTACTATTCACCAGCTGTAGGGACCCAGAGAGCAGACCCTAACCAGTGTTAACCTCAAAGTCAACAGTCATGTTAACTGTCACTGTGAGTGATTGAAGTCAGCGAGACCAGATACACAtcacttcacttctttctcttaTGAATGACAAAGGGAAAGTAACTGGGACATAAAAGAAAGGTGTGAATGGATGATCTGCGTGTGTGCAGCTCattgctgccatctagtggtcatttcaataaaaacagTGTGCAGTcaggtgtgttttcttttatgttgATATTTCAATAACCATACAGGCTGTACATGTATAATAGTTTCAATGCTCAGATGactgctgacacacaaacagtgtatgCATGCCTGTATTTTAGTGCATTGCATCTTTTGATTATAATCTGGACTaacatgatgtcatgtgacttaGATTAGAGGTCCTGCTGGTCACTGActgtcaagtgaaaaaagtccaCCTGTTTCAGTAGATGTGggcaaaatgaatttaaaagtatcataatatcacaataatgaCATTCATCATGATATTTAGTTTTGATGTGGAACAACACATAATTTAGTATTAATCTTTAtataacagaaacaaataatCACATGTATAACCACATTTCCAATAACACTTCCTCactatttcttttatttgctgttaaatatagttagtattatattctgtctatacgTCATCATCATGAATTATAGCTTTGCTGTTTGTGGTCGTATGGAGTCACTGTAGGTTTAACTGCTTCTTTACCTCGTTTACACCAACGCTCACCTTTAATAGAgtgacaataatgataataataataataataagataaagTGTCATCAGGAAGTGGGTGCCTTATggtccaatccaactttatttctacAGCACAGTGacttactgtaaataaatagagaTTGACAAACAGACGAGAAAGAGTCTCATTCCACCAGCAGCAGACGCAGGTtcagtctgagtgtgtgtttagtcAGCTGACCACTTGCTGACCTGAGcgcgcaggtgtgtgtgtgtgtgtgtgtgtgtgtgtgtgtgtgtgtgtgagggaggccaaacaatacaaataaaataaataatacaaatgtaagAGTAGCATTGGAGTGAGCAGAACATTGTTGGAAATGcactcatatttatttatgtaaatagaCTCACTCAATAAAAACAGCACTCactttgtcacctgtgttttacagaCGTTCACTTTTTAATCCACTGGATCCACACGACTTTCTGGATCTGCTTATATCTATGACTTAtcataaacacatgaacacgaCAGACGCCATCACTGAGATACTCACATGTCCtgatcctgcacacacacacacacacacacaccacgatTCCTTCAAATCTGATGGGTTCAAACAGAGATGAGTTTTTCATAAGTgaagaaacaagaagaaaatgtgatcatttattGTGATTAACGTCATCAGTGGGTCGATTCTTACCAACATTGAATTGGAACATAGAAAACAGTCAGTCAaaaactgcagacaggaagGTGGTGAGGTGAGAACGTGCACCTGCTCATCTTTATCTGTATGTTGtttgttcactgtgtttttaactgttttacatcacagcaagttcagatgtgtcagcatcagcatcaagagtctgacagtgacagtgtgtctGCTCCGAGCAGCAATCTGCTCAACACCAAATCACGCCTGTTTACATTActgcacaaataaatcaattcaatCCCTTTAAGCAAGTTGCCATGCACTTGACTTGgattgtgattaatcacataTGTAGAGTGTTAAGTTCAGGTCCTGGAGCTGGTTTGAGGAGCATGTCGCCTCATTCCTGAGCATGCGTGTGTGAGTTAGTGTCTGTACTCTCAGTTCATGTGTTCTGATTCACagtatttttacacttctcAGCAAACACACCttactttatttttagctgCCACTTAGTTTTAACAGGGATCCacatatctttctttttttcactttaaagcGGTGAAGGTAGTGCTTTTACTGAGCTCCTTCAGACTTGTCACCAGTCTGAGGCCTGTTATTCAGCTTGGTCTTCACTGTAACATGTGTCTGTGACAATGTCCATGTGCCGTTCACTTCAGAAAATGTAGCTACACAACAGTATGTCATTTACATGTGTGAATGTCATATTTGTAGGGCTGGGAAATATAGAACAActtttcacatttatatttttatatatttatatttctttggtatttttaaaaaaaaaaacagatctttggctttttaatgttaaatgaaggattatAAACAATTacattgactataaatatggtcaaattctgctttaacacaaataattatgcTTAAAATGAAAGACTTGAGTCATCCATGTATTTTGAATAACATTTCATTCATAATGTTTAGTGTatttcataaatatttttaagtaattatcacgatattgatataatattgataaattgaacccttcagttcattcaaaatgctgcagcacgagttttgacaggaactagaaagagagaccatataactccagtgaccacttaggtcacaaaatacaggtttacttgtggttcccagagtctgtaagagcagaatgggaggcggagccttcagttagcaggctcctcctctcccgtggaaccagcttccaatgacagttcgggaggcggagcctctctctgtatttaaagttaaacttaaaactttcctttttgataaagcttatagttagagctggttcagggaaacctggaccatctcttagttatgctgctatagaactaaactgctgggggattttcctgtggtacacgcacattcactctctcacactcaggatatgattataactttttatatgtcattaaccttgtctctttctctccctagtttgtgtctttccttccttccctctctctctctctctgtattctcatcttgcaggttgcaggatccagatccagttttcgaggctatccatataatacttatcatcaccattattattgggctataattaaaaagtcgatatcattaactgtataaacttgtaaactgatacagttgttgtgtatctgctcctggtctctctctctcttctgtctttccctcttgtcctttctctccccccattttctgtctcccacctctccactgtcccccatttttcctttcaccccaaccggtcgaggcagatgaccgcacatctctgagcctggttctgccagagatttcttcttctctccactgatgcctagtgtttgctcattgtgtgaactgttgtgtttctctgctctccttgatgttgtctatgtacaatgccttgagataatgtatgttatgatttggcgctatacaaataacattgaattgaataatattgatatattgatgtaatattgatataatattgATAAACTGATGTAATATTGATGTAATATTGATAAATtgatataatattaatacattgataacatattgatatattgatataatattaatacattgaTAACATATTgatataatattgatatattgccCGGCCCTACATATTTGTGACAGACTTTCCCTTTGAGACTGCTGTTAAATTCTTCTTTTATATCAGAATCACTGACAGACGTGTATGGCTCTATTGCGTATGCTAGTGCCACCATCTtaaacatttcatcatttcatgtgcttttccttctttaacaaacacacatttgctttgttGACTCTCCTTCATTCTGCTGTCTGTGAATGAGTCAGACTTAATAACACATCTTTGTGACTGTTACACCCTCACTCAATGACTTACACTGTTTTATACAGTAGcatgcaaaaatcaaacatgttgGTTATTCAGTGCAAAGCGCAGAAGCTGGCAACATCCAGAGATGTAAAGGAGACAGGGAAGGAAACATGGAAAGCCCCTTTACTTTGTCTTTGATGGAGTCTTGGTGTGATGTGAAGGAGAGGTGTTCCCCTGGTCCTCACAGCTCATGGAGagctgagagagtgagaggtcagagttcactgcaggGTTGTTGTCTGTTGGAGCTGTCTGATCTTTCTCCCGATGTTTCTCCCGAGGACACGGGGTGGACAGGAACGGAGGGAGAAAGGCTGACTCCAGCAGACCTTTAGGTCCCCGTGTGCACTGGGGATCAAGGCAcgagacagaaaacacagaggtaACAAGATGAGTCGTTTCAGCgactgcagcaacagcagcgagTTTTATGCCACAGATTGTCATCAGTTTGGAAATACTTGGTAAGATCAGCAGTTATGACAGAAGCAGAGCAGACTGTCCTGTGCTGTGACTGTGACCACGAGGAGGTGGAGAAAACATCCAAAgaaccaacacaacacaataaacagCAAACATAAGGAATAGTCCTCGCTCTGCCACAGCAAAAATAGTATAtaagtgtgtatttttatttattttttgctgtaaTGGTATTATGAAGTACACAAATATAAGTCAATATACACAAAGAGTGGTATCGGTGCATGCCTACAATTGTTTCAGAGATCATCTGGAGGTGATCAGGTCGCAGATGTTGCTCTAGATATTGTCTGCAATTGTTGCGGTCTGTACGCACGAGTCAAATCTACAGATGATATCCAGAGGAGCAGATCTGTCGAGCTGCTCTCAGCATGtggacatttcaaagacactttTTATTACATAGCAAATGTTGTAGGGCAGCTCCATGAAatagaacaaacacaggagcattagttagggttccactccaggtttaagagagccgGGTCACACTGGAAACAAATGTCATGGTGGCCTGACACACTATTTACACAATCTACCATCTCTGCCATGGGCAgtttggggttaagtgtcttctgttctgtttttctgttttttgacaTGAATCATGAGTGTATCTGAAGGTGCTTCCTCAAACTGAACTCACCtggcttctctgagaagtcacaAATGAATCACGCATCAACAGTTCACCACTAAAacaatgcaagtaaataactatgttatatatatgtattaatgttttactatttttatggtcacatatatgttgttgttttttgtaaaaccaTACATTTGAAAAtccatggataacaataataataatattttagcGTTGCCCATttcatactggtgtattaaccattacagaaactgTTGATTTAGGGCAGAAACCTTACATTAGGTGATgatctaatacatttgttaagcactgtatatactgatatactgtacacatacatacatattatatatacacatacatacatattgtatatacacatacatacatattatatatacacatacatacatattgtatatacacatacatacatattatatatacacatacatacataatatatatacacatacatacatactatatatacacatacatacatactatatatatatatacatacatacacatatacatactgatacactatatatacacatacatacatgtatatacatacaaactgtatatacacatacatattatatatacaaatacatactgtatatacacatacatacatattatatatacacatacatacatactgtatatacacatacatacatactacacatacatacatacacactgtacacatactatatatacacatacatacatactgtatatacacatacatgcgtactatatatacacatacaaactgtatatacacatacacacatactatatatacacatacatacatactgtatatacacatacacacatactatatatacacatatatacatactgtatatacatacatattactatatatacacatacaaactgtatatacacatacaaacatactatatatacacatacaaacagtatatacacatacatacctactgtatatacacatacatattatatatacacatacataaatgcatactgtatatacacatacatactgtatatacacatgcatacatactgtatatacacatacatactatatatacacatacatacatattatatatacacatgtatacatactgtatatacacatacatacacactgtatatacacatacatactatatatacacatacacacatattatatatacacatgcatacatactgtatatatacatacatactatatatacacatacatacatattatatatacacatgcatacatactgtatatatacatacatactgtatatatacatacatactgtatatacacatacatattatttatacacatacatacatactgtatatacacatacatactatatatacacatacatacatattatatatacacatgcatacatactgtatatatacatacaaactatatatacacatgtatacatactgtatatacacatacatattatttatacacatacatacacacagtatatacacatacatactatatatatacacatatacacatattatatatacacatgcatacatactgtatatatacacatacatacatactgtatatatacacacacatacatattattattactatatacacatacatattattattatatatacacatgcatatgtAAGgcctgtatatatacatacaaactatatacacacatacatacatattatatatacacatgtatacatactgtatatacacatacatattatttatacacatacatacacactgtatatacacatgcatacatactgtatatatacacatacatacatattatatatacacatacatacatactgtatactgccttaatgactaaaaaaaaaaaaaagttgtgaaagTTGTATTTTTCTAAAGTGACCATAAgctataatgtgtataatgatCAAACTTTGCTTTTTCCTCTTCTAAATGTGGTTAATCAGCGAGTACATGACACCGCAGAGTCAGGACAGTACAGACATGACAGACTGCTGAGTGGACTGATACTAGGGACAGTTGGACCTTAACAACAGAAACAACGAACAATGGGAACGATTTCCATTTGTAATGTGTGACAAAACATTATCAAAAAAGAGGGTGGGCAACAAGGAATATCACAAAGAACGTAAGGAAATGTACTGATGGAGTTCAAATGTGACACATAATATGTGACACATAATAAGCATTACACCCTCAACTGGCTTTCAGCTTATtctgcacacatgcatacaattaCTGGTGCAAACAGCAGCTACTCTCCTGTATGtaacagagagaaacagcagcTAAAGGTAGAGAGGATTTTTGTGACatctgaaaatgatgatgttctcaaatgattcACTTGTAATGATCTCTCTGTTCTATGGAAcgaagaaatcagaaaatattcacatttaggaagcagaaaaaaacctgGTATTCAGCACCAGGCTGCTGACAAACAGACTCAGGAACTTGCCATTCGACTCTACAACACATCTCTAGGTGTTCAGGGGTCACGACCCCAGCAACAGCCTGGACCTAAATCACATCTGGTGTAAAATCTAAGGACATTTATCCCACTATGCACCGTATCTCTAATTTAACTGCACTTTATAATCCATGTTGTGGATCCTCTTACCATGGTTATCTCGCTTTTAACAGCCACAGATGGGACGTCGATGTCCGCTCCACCTGTCTGGGCAGATTCATCTGCAGGCAGGAAGCCTCGCCTGTCGATTAAACTAAAAGAGAACAGAAGAAAGGAAAGTGTCTTATCATCTCACGTACAGTTAATcctgaatgcacacacacacacacactatatatgaCTTTGTTGTTCAGAGCtgtgagggggagagagatggagCGCTGCCTCTGGctgtaaaatgtcattgttcttcataaattgtgtttttgatgcaTGTACACTCATGTCACCGGCGTCTGTGCCTTACAAACACCCTTACTTTGAAATGCTGTGAAATATCACCAAATACTGTCATCGTGATATCATGAAAGAACATTGTGTTATAATTctaagctcatattgcccatCCTGTAATAAACGGATGTGTATTTTTCCCTCTAGTGGACACTCATTgtcccccaggtcatttgagtttgaatgtAATTGTCCATGTTCACCACCTGGTGGCAGCCAGTCAGAGAGTTCATGTCACACAGGGACTTTTTCAAAGTCAAGACCAGATGCTCACATGGCTGAATTTCAAGAATGAACCATTCCAATCCCAGAATGTGAGACCAACCTTGGTGGCATGGGTCCACAGAGCACAGAGCAACAGTTGATGAGGATGTTTTTATGACTGTATGGGTTTGTGACGTCTTGTCCACTCTTCCCTGACCAGGAGCCTTTGatctggaaaacacacacacacacacacacacacacagacacacacacatgcttttttgttttgttttgttttttaaacttcataAATCAATAAAGGGTTTATGTTCACTTATAACAACATTACTAGCACTACAAAGAAGCTCCAAATGTAAACAGCGACTAAAACACAGCTACAGTACGTCTTATGTTAAATTATATGGTATTacagttttacatgtttatttacacatttcttaAAGGTGATAAGGTGAGATTATTTGAATTATACAAatgccataaaaaaacaagtgcaaataTTGTAGCATTACTCACATCTTCATTTGTGGTCAGGTTAGAAGCCACTAAGTATGTATGGAAGCCTGAAAGGCCCAAGATGGACCAGACTGAGAAAAAACATATGACGAGCTCCACTGCAGTGAAAGGTTGCATTAAGGAGAACATTAGTACATGTGAGGGGAGGAGAAACaatgaagctttttttaaatgcattgatGAGTAAAAGGATATCTTCCTGGACTCTCCTGCAGAGCAAACACCAGACCCTTTCCATCCTGAGCcactgaaagagaagaaaacataCTGAacaaaacagctgctgtgtgaggCTACATCCACTCTGCTGTCCACACTACCACTCTGTCTTTGTCACTTtaagtttgaaaacaaaaatgatttttttgaatGTTATTGAATCAGggaatcattttcaaaacagggaaaagacaatAAATGTGCGCCTTTAAGTAGAAGTAATGTCACATTATACATGCCCAAAAGACACAGAGTGTCCCTTTAAGTGAATAAAAGTAACTATTTATTTCATGAAATGACACAATATAAATTGAGCAACTTAAATCAGTGAAGCCAACTGAGTGATGTAgattacgttacattacatgtcatttagcagacacttttatccaaagggacttacaagggaattgagtacaacctgccaagggtggagttgaacttgcaaccatgaag
This genomic interval from Solea senegalensis isolate Sse05_10M unplaced genomic scaffold, IFAPA_SoseM_1 scf7180000015900, whole genome shotgun sequence contains the following:
- the LOC122762649 gene encoding palmitoyltransferase ZDHHC18-B-like; its protein translation is MHDAGNTSYHPPPRTQEVLINQQVVKLKYCFTCRMFRPPRTSHCSLCDNCVERFDHHCPWVGNCVGKRNYRFFYTFIVLLSFLTAFIFGCVTTHLALMAQDGKGLVFALQESPGSAVELVICFFSVWSILGLSGFHTYLVASNLTTNEDIKGSWSGKSGQDVTNPYSHKNILINCCSVLCGPMPPSLIDRRGFLPADESAQTGGADIDVPSVAVKSEITMCTRGPKGLLESAFLPPFLSTPCPREKHREKDQTAPTDNNPAVNSDLSLSQLSMSCEDQGNTSPSHHTKTPSKTK